The Lutra lutra chromosome 10, mLutLut1.2, whole genome shotgun sequence genome contains a region encoding:
- the LOC125079183 gene encoding putative olfactory receptor 8G2 has protein sequence MTAENHSTVTKFILAGLTKKPELQLLLFFLFLGIYVVMVVGNLGMIMLIGLRAHLHTPMYYFLSSLSFIDLCHSTVITPKMLVNFVTERNFISYQACMTQLYFFLVFVISECHMLAAMAYDRYVAICNPLLYNVTMSYQVCSGMVVGVYIMGLTGATAHTGCMLRVLFCKADRINHYFCDLFPLLELSCSSTYINEVVVLCFSAFNILAPSLMILSSYTFILSSILRIRSTEGRSKAFSTCSSHITAVAVFYGCAAFMYLQPSSVSSIDKRKVSSVFYTIIVPC, from the coding sequence ATGACAGCAGAAAATCACTCTACAGTGACCAAGTTCATCCTTGCTGGGCTAACAAAGAAACCAGAACTCCAGctgctccttttcttcctcttcctaggAATCTATGTGGTCATGGTGGTGGGAAACCTGGGCATGATCATGCTGATAGGGCTCAGAGCTCACTTGCACACCCCCATGTACTACTTCCTCAGTAGCTTGTCCTTCATAGATCTCTGCCATTCCACTGTCATTACCCCCAAAATGTTGGTGAACtttgtgacagagagaaattTTATCTCCTACCAAGCATGCATGACTCAGCTCTACTTCTTCCTTGTATTTGTTATATCAGAATGTCACATGTTGGCTGCAATGGCATATGACCGCTATGTTGCCATCTGTAACCCATTGCTTTACAATGTCACCATGTCTTATCAGGTCTGCTCTGGGATGGTAGTTGGGGTATATATCATGGGCTTGACTGGTGCCACAGCTCACACTGGCTGCATGTTAAGAGTGCTTTTCTGCAAAGCTGATAGGATCAACCATTACTTCTGTGATCTCTTCCCACTCCTGGAGCTCTCCTGCTCCAGCACTTATATTAATGAGGTGGTAGTTTTGTGTTTCAGTGCATTTAATATCCTTGCCCCCAGCCTGATGATCCTTAGCTCCTACACCTTCATCCTGTCCAGCATCCTCCGCATCCGCTCCACTGAAGGCAGGTCCAAAGCCTTCAGCACCTGCAGCTCCCACATCACAGCTGTGGCTGTCTTCTATGGATGTGCTGCCTTCATGTACCTGCAGCCATCATCTGTGAGCTCCATAGACAAAAGGAAAGTGTCCTCTGTGTTTTATACCATCATTGTGCCATGCTGA